A region from the Benincasa hispida cultivar B227 chromosome 12, ASM972705v1, whole genome shotgun sequence genome encodes:
- the LOC120066997 gene encoding RGG repeats nuclear RNA binding protein A-like — protein MATVNPFDLLGDDDAEDPSQLIAANQVAAVAAPPSKKGPAQTKPVANKPASLPSKPLPPAQAVRESRNEGSRGGRGSGRGGGRGYGRGREGGGFNRDFANNESTNAPEDGEGGKTAERRGYGGPRGRGGRRGGFNNGEAADGERPRRAFERHSGTGRGNEFKREGAGRGNWGRSTDEFAEVPEEAVNETEKNVGDEKPIQEDDTSGVNTENPAKEPEEAVPEDKEMTLEEYEKLLEDKRKALLALKTEERKVDPKEFASMQQLSSKKDNNEIFIKLGSEKDKRKEIADKEERTKKSLSINEFLRPAEGERHYAPGGRGRGRGRGLRGGYSGSSMSNVAAPSIEDPGQFPTLGAK, from the exons ATGGCGACCGTTAATCCTTTTGATTTGTTGGGAGATGATGACGCTGAGGACCCGTCGCAGCTAATTGCGGCTAATCAGGTGGCGGCGGTGGCGGCGCCGCCGTCTAAGAAAGGCCCTGCTCAGACGAAACCGGTGGCGAATAAGCCTGCTAGTCTTCCTTCCAAGCCCCTTCCACCTGCTCAGGCTG TAAGAGAATCAAGGAATGAAGGCAGTCGTGGAGGTCGTGGCAGTGGACGGGGGGGAGGACGGGGATATGGGCGAGGTCGTGAGGGTGGTGGCTTCAATCGTGACTTTGCCAATAATGAGAGCACTAATGCACCTGAAGATGGAGAGGGTGGAAAAACAGCGGAAAGACGTGGATATGGTGGGCCTCGTGGTCGTGGTGGCCGTCGGGGTGGTTTCAATAATGGAGAGGCTGCTGATGGGGAACGCCCTCGTAGAGCATTTGAACGCCACAGTGGAACTGGCCGTGG AAATGAATTTAAACGTGAAGGGGCTGGTCGTGGAAATTGGGGAAGGTCAACTGACGAATTTGCTGA GGTGCCGGAGGAAGCTGTTAATGAAACTGAAAAGAATGTAGGTGACGAGAAGCCTATTCAAGAGGATGATACATCAGGGGTCAATACAGAGAACCCTGCTAAAGAACCGGAGGAAGCAGTACCAGAAGACAAG GAAATGACACTGGAGGAGTATGAAAAGTTGCTTGAGGATAAAAGGAAGGCCCTTCTAGCTCTAAAAACTGAGGAGAGGAAGGTGGATCCTAAAGAATTTGCATCCATGCAACAACTTTCAAGCAAGAAGGACAACAACGAAATCTTTATTAAATTG GGATCCGAGAAGGATAAGCGAAAAGAAATTGCAGATAAGGAGGAGAGAACTAAGAAG TCTTTGAGTATTAATGAGTTTTTGAGGCCTGCGGAAGGAGAGCGACACTACGCCCCTGGTGGCCGAGGAAGGGGTCGTGGCCGTGGTTTAAGGGGAGGATACAGTGGTAGCTCAATGAGCAATGTTGCAGCCCCATCCATTGAAGACCCGGGGCAGTTCCCGACCTTAGGTGCGAAGTGA